In a genomic window of Bernardetia sp.:
- a CDS encoding TetR/AcrR family transcriptional regulator, translating into MARAKDENKVIAIYEATLKLVLENGFTGLKMSKVAKEAKLATGTLYIYFKDKEQLINALYLYIKTEQTKQYFWDYSETDSFVSNFRKLWFRVVEVGMKQPEYAIFMEQYYRSPFIKEDSKVQGEALISPVYQLLERGKAEQLIKDIPLELLVCQLLGATNELINLHQEGNFKVTKVHLEAMFKMSWDAIKN; encoded by the coding sequence ATGGCAAGAGCTAAAGATGAAAATAAAGTAATAGCAATTTATGAAGCAACATTAAAGTTAGTGCTAGAAAATGGCTTTACTGGTCTGAAAATGAGTAAGGTAGCTAAAGAAGCCAAACTGGCAACAGGCACTTTATATATTTATTTCAAAGACAAAGAACAACTAATCAATGCGCTCTATCTTTATATCAAAACAGAACAAACTAAACAGTATTTTTGGGATTATTCTGAAACAGATAGTTTTGTTTCTAATTTCAGAAAGCTGTGGTTTAGAGTAGTAGAAGTAGGAATGAAACAACCAGAATATGCAATTTTCATGGAGCAGTATTACCGTTCGCCTTTTATAAAAGAAGACTCAAAAGTACAAGGAGAAGCTCTTATTTCTCCAGTATATCAACTTTTAGAAAGAGGCAAAGCCGAACAACTTATTAAAGATATTCCCTTAGAACTCTTAGTTTGTCAGCTTTTGGGAGCTACCAACGAACTGATAAATTTGCATCAAGAAGGTAATTTTAAAGTAACAAAAGTTCATTTAGAGGCTATGTTCAAAATGTCTTGGGACGCTATCAAAAATTAA